The nucleotide window tatgaaaattatcaggatgacaAGCTAAGCTGATTTGCGCTTGCCTGTCCATCTGTTGATTTGTGTAAAAATCGTAATACTTATAATAAactttacaacaaataaatcaaGCAGCAATgatgataaaatatatatatacagctgcGAGCAGTGAAATAGTAGAGGGTGTTAGAGTTTTACATATctttgaattatataaaataccaaaaaattttaacaactaTTGAAATGCAAAAGTGGAGTATATTTTCCAGGctatgtttattaataaaaaatattttgatttgcaTAGGtgcaacatatatttttttacaaagatgtgtttatgtgtgaaaATTATACGGGCCAGTTAAATAGTagtgaagtaataaaaattaaaaaaaaaaattttgaagggTTTCTTCTATACGAAATCTTAGTACTTGGTAGCATGACCACGATTTTTGATAAAAGCTATACAACACCTCTTCATAGAACCTACGAGACCCCGGGATCTTTTCTGTGGTAGGCACTCCATGCTTGCTGTACTACGGTCCACaactcgttgttgtttttgggctTATCATTCCACACGACTTTCTTTGTGTCTGTCAAAAGGTTTGCAATGGGATTGAGGTTACGGGTTTGAGCTGGCCAATCCATGAACTGAATTCCATTGGCCCGTAACCACTTCTTTGCCACCCAAGTGGTATGACTCGGGTCATTATCCTGCTGTAATATCCATTTCAGCGGCATATCCTATTCAGCAAATGATCGCATAATATTCGGCATTATATCCTCGTATACGTTTCGTCATGCTTCAAAGTTTTTGTGGTAATTCAAGGGTCATCCTGTGTATTAAAGGGGCGTCTTACATACTAACGGCATCCTTTTCCGCCGTATTGAACCACTTTCGAGTCGTCGGTCCACAAGATCTTGCGCCATTGCTCAATCGGTCAAGTTAGGTGTTCTTTGGTAAAATTTAAGATGTCGTGctacatgatttttttaataacagtaTTTGTAGAGGACTGCAAGCATATAAATTATGTTCACGTAGAAGTTCTCTCACTGTATGAACACCGCAGGGTAGGTTCAGTACGTCCCAAATCTCCACAGCTGACACTATAGGTCGACTTTTAGCGCATATTACGACTTTTCGTAGACACTGCTCAGAAATAATACACCTTGCGCctcttttttcgtatttttatactctcgcaacctgttgcacagagtattatagttttgttcacataacggttgtttgtgtcaccaaggaataaaagagttagatatgggattatatatatataaatgatcaggatgacgagtggagttgaaatccggatgtctgtccgtccgtccgtttcttgggaccatgagagggttgctttcgaaaatgagcaaaattggtccactgccacgcccacaaaatgacgaaaaccaaaaacacataaagtgtcataactaagccataaataaagttataacagtaaaatttggaataaagaatcgcactaggaaggggcatatttggatgtaatttttttggggaagtgggcgtggccccgtccccaaaacggttttttgtacatatctcacaaaccaatgaagctatataaaccaaactttctgcagtcgattctcttacgtaccccatcacacaccatgaaaatagttgaaatcggataataaccacgcctacctcccatacaaaggttaggttgaaaattactaaaagtgagttaactcactaacggtaAACCATACAGGCGAAAAAGCCAATCCTTAAATCCAACATGTTAAAagttataaatgatatatttatCGGTATTATgtcataacaaatatttaattcaatattgttAATACAAAGTTCTGTCCTTGTAAACTGTGAGTGCATCCGAgcttatcccttccttacttagTGCATGAAGAAGAATACCAAGAgaaatttttacaaatgtaaatgtatctTTATAATCTTAGCCAACCCATGTACTATTCGAGTGCCGGAGGAGGTGCCGGAACCAACGccaataattttgaaagatAACGAGTTGTTCAGACCTAATAATAACGAAACTAAAATTGAAGATGGAAAGAGTATAACGCTGTTTTGCGCTGGTCGAGGTAATAAAATAGTAATCCTAAATCAAGCAAAAGTCACATTGACCTGCAAAGATGGTAAATTTCGGCatgaaaaaaaagaatacaacttaaaagaaatgaaatgcaacGACGTACCGGACTCTGAGTTAAGGGAAACACGCAAAGCTTGTGCTAACGGTGCTGGCGAATTCTACGAAGTGGGTTTTACGTACGAAAACAAATTTCTCGAGATCCTTACAATATGCTTTAATAAAGCCACGCAGCGTACGATTTACTCAcgtaatattattaaaagaaatgtggaaaagggtatgttcaaaaaatatgatactTGATATTACAACTTATAtgcaattttatgtttttttttcgtttcacaTTATACATTTAGTTAGAATGAGACGGGCTTGCAATACTCCTCCTTTTAAAAACATTGGTATGAACTTTCAACCAAACGAGTTCTATAAAGTCGAGAATCAAACAATGCACTTCGAAAATCTTTTTGGTCGCAACCAAAAGTTTCTGGTTAGCAACATAACACGTTTCTTAGCGCGTGGTCATCTAGCACCAAATGCGGATTTCACTTTTTGTTACGAACAGTTTGCCACTTTCTATTTTGCGAATTGTGCTCCTGAGTGGCAGCAGGTGAACGCCGGGAATTGGGCAAAAGTGGAGAAAGCCACGCGCCAACTCGCCATCAATACCGATATATTGACATTCACCGGTACTTTCGATATATTAAAGTTGCGAATGCCAAATACCCCTATGTTCACTGAAATTTATTTGGATCATGCTAAACAGCTTGCTGCGCCGAAATGGTACTATAAAGTGGTGCACAATCCTAATTGGAAAATTAAGATCGTCTTTGTCACTTTGAATAATCCATACAATACTGTTGGTGAAGAAGTGgagttttgtaaaaatatttgtcgAGAGTATGGTTTGGATTCCCGCTTCTATGATAATGTTAATCGTGGTTATACATTTTGTTGCGAATTAGaagatttttggaaaaatgctgGGATAAGTACATCGGAgacacaaaaattttatgatttgcCACCATGGTGGCATTATAAGTAGAgtt belongs to Zeugodacus cucurbitae isolate PBARC_wt_2022May chromosome 6, idZeuCucr1.2, whole genome shotgun sequence and includes:
- the LOC105215114 gene encoding uncharacterized protein LOC105215114 isoform X2; protein product: MCNKTNPCTIRVPEEVPEPTPIILKDNELFRPNNNETKIEDGKSITLFCAGRGNKIVILNQAKVTLTCKDGKFRHEKKEYNLKEMKCNDVPDSELRETRKACANGAGEFYEVGFTYENKFLEILTICFNKATQRTIYSRNIIKRNVEKVRMRRACNTPPFKNIGMNFQPNEFYKVENQTMHFENLFGRNQKFLVSNITRFLARGHLAPNADFTFCYEQFATFYFANCAPEWQQVNAGNWAKVEKATRQLAINTDILTFTGTFDILKLRMPNTPMFTEIYLDHAKQLAAPKWYYKVVHNPNWKIKIVFVTLNNPYNTVGEEVEFCKNICREYGLDSRFYDNVNRGYTFCCELEDFWKNAGISTSETQKFYDLPPWWHYK
- the LOC105215114 gene encoding uncharacterized protein LOC105215114 isoform X1 yields the protein MSKLWQLLPFYLVLSSVYANPCTIRVPEEVPEPTPIILKDNELFRPNNNETKIEDGKSITLFCAGRGNKIVILNQAKVTLTCKDGKFRHEKKEYNLKEMKCNDVPDSELRETRKACANGAGEFYEVGFTYENKFLEILTICFNKATQRTIYSRNIIKRNVEKVRMRRACNTPPFKNIGMNFQPNEFYKVENQTMHFENLFGRNQKFLVSNITRFLARGHLAPNADFTFCYEQFATFYFANCAPEWQQVNAGNWAKVEKATRQLAINTDILTFTGTFDILKLRMPNTPMFTEIYLDHAKQLAAPKWYYKVVHNPNWKIKIVFVTLNNPYNTVGEEVEFCKNICREYGLDSRFYDNVNRGYTFCCELEDFWKNAGISTSETQKFYDLPPWWHYK